In the genome of Triticum urartu cultivar G1812 chromosome 5, Tu2.1, whole genome shotgun sequence, one region contains:
- the LOC125507784 gene encoding outer envelope pore protein 16-2, chloroplastic-like, whose translation MGSRLDARTLKDEVASMDRRPLLDLGHPLLNRVADSFIRAAGVGAARAVSREAYFVAVEGMGGDSTGLDSTAKRNHFSSARGDDGQKSLDAVVKSASKEAIQWGLAAGVYSGITYGLREARGHHDWKNSAIAGAIAGAAVALTGDNGHSDHVVHFAITGAALSSAATMLSGIF comes from the exons ATGGGCAGCAGGCTTGACGCGCGCACGCTCAAGGACGAGGTGGCGAGCATGGACCGGCGCCCGCTCCTCGACCTCGGCCACCCGCTGCTCAACCGCGTCGCCGACAGCTTCATCCGCGCCGCCGGA GTCGGAGCGGCAAGGGCTGTGTCGCGGGAGGCATACTTCGTCGCCGTCGAAGGGATGGGAGGAGACTCGACGGGGCTGGACAGCACCGCCAAGAGGAACCATTTCTCGAGCGCCAGAG GGGATGACGGCCAGAAGTCGCTCGATGCAGTG GTTAAATCGGCAAGCAAGGAGGCCATCCAGTGGG GATTGGCAGCCGGAGTCTACTCTGGGATAACATACGGTCTCAGAGAGGCCAGAGGACACCATGACTGG AAGAACAGCGCAATCGCAGGGGCGATCGCCGGAGCGGCCGTCGCGCTGACAGGGGACAACGGGCACTCCGACCACGTCGTCCATTTCGCCATCACCGGAGCCGCACTATCGAGCGCGGCGACCATGCTCTCCGGCATATTCTAA